In Drosophila santomea strain STO CAGO 1482 chromosome 2L, Prin_Dsan_1.1, whole genome shotgun sequence, a single window of DNA contains:
- the LOC120443759 gene encoding piezo-type mechanosensitive ion channel component isoform X15, giving the protein MVFSYACMVLQRIVVPAVLVLAALMRPVGISFVYLLMFFVSPFVPLATRRNFKGSVTAFFIILLALSTLLLLGHITLQILAVSLTLPIYNCSFSEQLLRHIGFVSFIDLQPFAIIEWLVPEVLVFATSLGSYLTVKRVASQPVGVEQLENGEVVDGQAENEQTSSQPAATDANGGDVQQVTVTTPLQQQQQQLRKRVSMISQHIHFEGLVKISPLFCLATLFFAAVLRPSVPGGFYFLIFLLAGTYWATCQTLQRGFALLLRCVMVVLVLHSLSIVSYQTPWMQDHLNHTTLTARLIGLEPLIESYCSPDIRVFLYNNKLSLDSYLNPFALFFAYFALALTTKHLIKPRLEPKPATAFGQQLDCNSSSINNTTTGNKVNRQLSLLTSQTSRGRRDGSNPGGGGATITTTTTTNTNTNTTITSSAIRNQRLSVSLRRDQRATLNEPTETTPLVRQSTRKARTPQPLESGSSVAPSVTQRGNDIQLDSLEQRSEQENTTTSILDQISYGFVSVGGFIYQNSYIFTNILMMAWSIVYHSWLTFVLLLWANVLWMIPNQRKAMMRSSPFIVLYAEALLIAQYIYGMDLNNEELPTSVPYLQTAGINLQQIGFERPIENQMRPCVPLIVKTAFVLMFWVTSRQFFKEKRDRRRDSTLADIIAPLQITVGSAGSSYLINDGKKTSKFLKKAGDVIKNLLVRLWIWLLVLVIFLCAITGENMTGFRICYMALFLFFLLVFQSSSKAWVKIMYGFWLFLIFYAMSILILIYTYQFDKFDKYWSDYLNVSATLQKDIGLKRYQTKDLFLHLVSPTIIVILTVIQVHYFHKRFIASLQQQPLAGGSAQQKPTETTALEPAPSKRRGSAGSLRRSQGPSAEAAPGATTDFETSVRDLVRISFRKIKNKSEYIFKNFKDVFWRFLELHIMKAVYIAAFVCSVSEVCVLHIIFVGFCVLGATSRKAVQVVISRLISFIVTIIVLSKMIYQIEYLSHSQHNVVCSDNRTANNAEWIGLTKADKVTGGLMSLLRTYIIYMVIVTMHAVITLRQLQMRVKIGALNAPPTKLLFPNIIRADAEKDLVGLVKYLLNFGFYKFGIEISLIALVSTITYRQDIVAVVYALWLVVLLLLRRSQCAKIWGVFQAFFAISILTQYIVLVGLPPSSCLVYPWDEGPFGEGIQRWTMLPGTLHFNHVPKLIFDFIVLVILNRQKSIFCIEQRYASNDDYPGGSNRSVIADIAQLGRVPFDNPTHDFCSYIRNYSDILKNGVLCGFYWFTLAVVFLAGTNIADLLALGYLIGAFIFLWQGSDFYLRPIHTIIFRWKWLLAFNVANILIKTSFQMAGCLFMTQLTKDCCWLVHMLGITCTSNVLTEQIMLPEEAELTLKPGECPKITHQVVLLWDTICFAFIIFQLRIFKSHYFCHIITDTKANNILASRGADIIESLRHKQIAHRHDHEKQVLHKIKRKMERIRATQQKMLRPLDKQTHFDEHGYPLPAPTVRRRKEIKLHPHATRAGDYYMFEEMDDKFELDLIHDEIDFLEEENITESEMKMQRRKTLYDLLPASGLTRYIYLNPQKSKDAPTGEFPSTSKGISKERDAATASSSASPAPTRDVGDLPVIPPPLTGLGREQTSKETSDSKSKMEVDSGEVTAKDSDEDFDTNPIIRLLEGFLVTLTIRLNRFSRNYRFVNRILAGEKKTLKESSSLNRLGLSSAAAMFHFLKSNLESAGEFNLEEENFAQRDHHIIVEVLISSWYALLANTDLICYIVVFINQVVNASLISLPLPIMVFLWGTLSLPRPTKTFWVTLIAYTQAIVLIKCIFQFKLIWSNYHQLPNQPLTPAKIFGVENKAHYAIYDLILLLVLFLHRYLLKSQGLWKSGYKDTDNQFTKPTASIDERDDSDNLSQPDSRQLNDDAAQKLSLQVSQASLPGSPEFSKTGINQLERTKYTSSLYKFFFSLVHKSRLATDVYALMFLCDFVNFFVLLFGFTAFGTQQTESDEGVQTYLAENKVPIPFLIMLLVQFLLIVIDRALYLRKALVNKIIFHFFSVIGIHIWMFFVVPAVTERTFNSLAPPIIFYVIKCFYMLLSSYQIKSGYPKRILGNFFTKGFSMVNMIAFKVYMQIPFLYELRTILDWVCIDSTMTIFDWLKMEDIFSNIYLIRCTRQSETDFPAMRAQKKASLSKLIMGGTVVLLIVICIWGPLCLFALGNAVGTSNVPFHVSLSIRIGPYDPIYTTNNYDSIFEINPEMYSQMTNAYIKEKQALTFIAGYDATDVAAVRLAGNSPSLWNIAPPDRQRLLNDLRNNHTLKARFSYSLTRKAPAKGLKENVGDEHAISLDESFEGRAALIHMLSETHDVEPIHSNGTTNGTTPEVEEVVVIPGMIPKFIKVLNSGDAAVVSVLSQKHYDYRPLVIKMHRDNETNGLWWEIRDFCNDTFYNETLSKFAYSNCTSGIVMYTFNDKKFPSTFSFLTAGGIIGLYTTFVLLASRFMKSFIGGQNRKIMFEDLPYVDRVLQLCLDIYLVREALEFALEEDLFAKLLFLYRSPETLIKWTRPKEEYVDDDGDTDSIPSRMSVRRPEQLQPQQPQ; this is encoded by the exons ATGGTCTTCAGCTATGCGTGCATGGTGCTCCAGCGCATCGTGGTGCCAGCGGTCCTGGTACTCG CTGCCCTGATGCGACCAGTGGGCATATCCTTTGTGTACCTTCTGATGTTCTTCGTGTCGCCCTTTGTCCCGCTGGCCACGCGACGCAACTTCAAAGGATCTGTGACTGCCTTCTTCATCATCCTGCTGGCGCTGAGCACGCTGCTCCTCTTGGGTCACATAACGCTCCAGATTCTGGCGGTCAGCCTCACGCTGCCCATCTACAACTGCTCGTTCAGTGAGCAACTGCTGCGACACATTGGCTTTGTGAGCTTCATTGATCTACA GCCATTTGCCATCATTGAATGGCTGGTGCCCGAGGTGCTGGTATTCGCCACCTCACTGGGATCGTATCTCACTGTGAAGCGAGTGGCCTCTCAGCCCGTCGGCGTCGAGCAGCTGGAAAACGGCGAAGTGGTCGATGGCCAGGCGGAAAACGAGCAGACATCTTCTCAGCCTGCTGCCACAGATGCCAATGGTGGAGATGTGCAACAGGTCACGGTCACCACGccactgcagcaacagcagcagcagctgaggAAGCGAGTGTCCATGATCAGTCAGCACATTCACTTTGAGGGATTGGTCAAGATCT CTCCTCTGTTCTGCCTGGCCACGCTATTCTTTGCGGCCGTGCTGCGTCCCTCGGTGCCTGGCGGATTTTACTTTCTCATTTTCCTGCTGGCCGGCACCTACTGGGCAACATGCCAGACGCTGCAACG GGGCTTTGCATTGTTGCTGCGCTGCGTGATGGTCGTCCTCGTGCTGCACTCCCTGTCCATTGTATCCTACCAGACGCCATGGATGCAGGACCACCTCAATCATACCACCCTGACAGCCCG TTTGATTGGACTGGAACCGCTTATTGAATCCTACTGCTCGCCGGATATACGTGTCTTTCTGTACAATAATAAGCTGTCCCTGGACTCGTATCTCAATCCCTTTGCGTTGTTCTTTGCCTACTTCGCACTGGCCCTGACCACCAAGCATCTCATTAAGCCACGG CTGGAGCCCAAGCCAGCCACCGCATTTGGGCAGCAACTAGATTGCAAtagcagcagcatcaacaacaccaccaccgGCAACAAGGTCAACCGCCAGCTATCGCTGCTCACCTCGCAGACGTCGCGGGGTCGTCGGGATGGGTCGAATCCTGGCGGAGGTGGagccaccatcaccaccaccacgaccaccaacaccaacaccaataCCACCATCACCTCCTCCGCAATCCGCAATCAGCGCTTGAGT GTTTCTTTGCGCCGTGATCAGCGTGCAACGTTGAATGAACCGACTGAGACGACGCCT TTGGTGCGGCAAAGCACGCGCAAGGCACGCACACCCCAACCGCTGGAAAGTGGATCCTCGGTGGCGCCCAGTGTCACTCAGCGGGGCAACGACATACAGCTGGACTCGTTGGAACAGCGATCGGAGCAGGAGAACACCACCACATCCATACTGGATCAGATTTCGTATGGCTTCGTCAGCGTGGGAGGATTCATATATCAGAACAGCTATATATTCACCAACATTCTTATGATG GCCTGGTCCATAGTGTATCACAGTTGGCTGACTTttgtgctgttgctgtgggCCAACGTGCTGTGGATGATTCCTAACCAGAGGAAGGCCATGATGCGGTCCAGTCCCTTCATAGTCCTATATGCTGAGGCCCTTTTGATTGCCCAATACATATACGGCATGGATCTCAACAACGAAGAACTGCCCACGAGCGTTCCA TATTTGCAGACTGCGGGCATTAACCTGCAACAAATTGGCTTCGAACGACCAATCGAAAACCAAATGCGGCCATGTGTGCCGCTGATCGTAAAGACAGCCTTTGTGCTAATGTTTTGGGTGACATCGCGGCAGTTCTTTAAGGAGAAGCGTGATCGCCGAAGGGACAGCACACTGGCGGATATCATTGCCCCACTGCAGATCACTGTGGGATCGGCTGGCTCCAGCTACCTCATCAACGATGGCAAGAAGACCTCAAAGTTCCTAAAGAAGGCCGGCGATGTGATCAAGAATCTACTGGTGCGTCTGTGGATCTGGCTACTGGTGCTGGTTATCTTCCTCTGCGCCATCACTGGCGAGAACATGACCGGCTTCCGCATCTGCTACATGGCCCTGTTCCTATTCTTCTTGCTAGTCTTTCAATCGTCGTCCAAGGCATGGGTTAAGATTATGTACGGCTTCTGGCTGTTTTTGATCTTCTATGCCATGTCCATACTTATATTGATCTACACATATCAATTCGACAAGTTCGACAAGTACTGGAGCGACTATCTCAATGTGTCCGCGACGCT GCAAAAGGACATCGGGCTTAAGCGCTACCAGACCAAGGATCTGTTCCTTCATTTGGTCTCACCGACGATTATTGTGATCCTGACCGTCATCCAAGTGCACTACTTCCACAAGCGCTTCATCGCCTcattgcaacagcagccgtTGGCTGGCGGATCGGCACAGCAGAAACCCACGGAGACAACTGCCTTGGAACCGGCGCCATCAAAGCGACGTGGCAGCGCCGGTTCACTGCGTAGATCCCAGGGTCCATCGGCGGAGGCTGCTCCAGGAGCCACCACCGATTTCGAGACATCTGTGCGAGACTTGGTGCGCATTTCGTTCCGCAAGATCAAAAACAAGTCGGAGTACATTTTCAAGAACTTCAAGGATGTCTTCTGGCGCTTCCTGGAGCTGCACATCATGAAGGCTGTGTATATCGCAGCCTTCGTGTGCAGTGTCAGCGAAGTCTGCGTACTGCACATTATCTTTGTGGGTTTCTGTGTGCTGGGCGCCACCTCGCGCAAGGCCGTCCAGGTGGTGATCAGCCGCCTCATCTCGTTCATTGTCACCATCATAGTTCTGTCCAAGATGATCTACCAGATCGAGTACTTAAGTCACTCGCAGCACAACGTGGTTTGT TCTGACAACCGGACGGCCAACAATGCGGAGTGGATTGGTCTCACCAAGGCCGACAAGGTGACGGGCGGACTGATGAGCCTGTTGCGCACCTACATCATCTACATGGTTATTGTGACCATGCACGCAGTGATCACCTTGCGGCAGCTTCAAATGCGCGTGAAGATTGGAGCACTGAATGCTCCACCCACCAAGCTGCTGTTCCCCAATATTATTCGAGCTGATGCTGAGAAGGATCTGGTGGGACTGGTCAAGTATCTCCTCAACTTTGGCTTCTACAAATTTGGCATTGAGATATCGCTTATCGCCCTGGTCTCCACCATCACATATCGCCAGGATATTGTGGCCGTAGTCTATGCTCTGTGGCTGGTGGTGCTTTTGCTTCTGAGGAGATCCCAGTGCGCCAAAATATGGGGCGTGTTTCAGGCATTCTTTGCCATCTCCATACTGACACAGTACATAGTGCTGGTCGGACTGCCGCCGAGCTCATGTCTGG TTTATCCTTGGGATGAAGGTCCCTTTGGCGAGGGCATACAACGCTGGACGATGCTGCCAGGAACCTTGCACTTCAATCACGTGCCCAAGCTAATCTTCGACTTCATTGTCTTGGTCATTCTAAACCGACAGAAGAGTATCTTCTGCATCGAACAGCGTTATGCCAGTAACGACGACTATCCGGGTGGCAGCAATCGCAGTGTGATCGCCGATATTGCTCAGCTAGGTCGCGTTCCCTTCGACAATCCCACCCACGACTTTTGCTCTTACATACGGAACTATTCGGACATCCTCAAGAATGGAGTGTTGTGCGGCTTCTACTGGTTTACTCTGGCAGTTGTGTTCTTGGCCGGCACCAATATTGCAGATCTACTGGCCCTGGGTTATCTGATCGGAGCGTTTATCTTCCTGTGGCAGGGATCTGATTTCTATCTGCGTCCCATACACACCATCATCTTTCGCTGGAAGTGGCTGCTGGCATTCAATGTGGCCAACATACTCATCAAGACGTCCTTCCAGATGGCCGGCTGTTTGTTCATGACACAACTGACCAAAGACTGCTGCTGGCTGGTGCACATGCTCGGCATCACCTGTACGAGCAATGTGCTTACAGAGCAAATAATGCTGCCGGAGGAGGCAGAGTTAACGCTGAAGCCAGGCGAATGTCCTAAGATCACCCACCAGGTGGTCCTCCTGTGGGACACGATTTGCTTTGCCTTCATCATCTTCCAGCTGCGCATCTTCAAGTCGCACTACTTCTGTCACATCATAACGGacacaaaagcaaacaacatcCTGGCCTCAAG AGGAGCCGACATCATTGAGAGCCTACGACACAAGCAGATTGCCCATCGCCACGACCATGAAAAGCAGGTGCTACACAAGATCAAGCGAAAGATGGAGCGCATCCGAGCCACGCAGCAGAAGATGCTTCGACCCTTGGACAAACAAACCCACTTTGACG AACATGGTTATCCACTTCCTGCACCAACAGTACGCAGAAGgaaggaaattaaattacatcCACATG CTACCCGTGCTGGTGACTACTACATGTTCGAGGAGATGGACGATAAGTTTGAGCTTGACTTGATACACGACGAGATTGACTTCCTCGAGGAGGAGAACATCACCGAGAGCGAGATGAAGATGCAGCGACGCAAGACGCTCTACGAT CTGTTACCAGCCAGTGGACTAACTCGCTATATTTATTTGAACCCACAGAAGTCGAAGGACGCACCCACTGGCGAGTTTCCCTCCACCAGCAAGGGTATTTCCAAGGAACGCGATGCCGCGACAGCTTCTAGTTCGGCCTCTCCAGCGCCAACTAGGGATGTGGGTGATCTGCCCGTAATTCCGCCACCTTTGACTGGCCTGGGACGCGAGCAAACCTCCAAGGAGACCTCCGATAGCAAGTCTAAAATGGAAGTGGACAGCGGAGAGGTGACGGCCAAGGATTCGGATGAGGACTTTGATACAAATCCAATTATCAGGCTGCTCGAGGGCTTCTTGGTCACGCTGACCATAAGACTGAACCGCTTCTCGCGCAACTATCGCTTTGTAAATCGCATCCTGGCCGGCGAAAAGAAGACCCTGAAG GAGTCCAGCTCGTTGAATCGTCTGGGGCTGTCCAGTGCCGCTGCCATGTTCCACTTCCTCAAGTCCAATCTCGAGAG CGCGGGTGAATTCAATCTGGAGGAGGAGAACTTTGCCCAGAGGGATCATCATATCATTGTCGAGGTGCTGATCTCCTCGTGGTATGCCTTATTGGCCAACACGGATCTCATCTGCTACATTGTGGTGTTCATCAATCAG gTGGTCAATGCCAGTCTTAtttcgctgccgctgcccaTAATGGTCTTTTTGTGGGGAACACTGTCTCTGCCACGTCCCACTAAAACCTTCTGGGTCACCTTGATTGCCTACACCCAGGCCATCGTGCTGATCAAGTGCATCTTCCAGTTTAAACTGATCTGGTCCAATTACCACCAACTGCCCAATCAGCCGCTGACACCTGCCAAAATATTCGGCGTGGAGAACAAGGCCCACTATGCGATTTACGATCTGATCCTTTTGCTGGTTCTATTCCTGCATCGCTATCTGCTTAAGTCACAAGGCCTGTGGAAATCGGGCTACAAGGACACGGACAACCAGTTCACCAAACCCACCGCTAGCAT TGATGAACGCGACGATAGCGACAACTTATCACAACCGGATTCCCGCCAGCTAAACGATGATGCTGCTCAGAAGCTGAGTCTTCAAGTGAGTCAGGCTTCCTTGCCAGGATCGCCTGAATTCAGCAAGACTGGCATCAATCAGCTTGA GCGCACCAAGTACACCTCATcattatacaaatttttctTCAGTTTGGTTCACAAATCCCGTCTAGCCACAGATGTATATGCTCTGATGTTCCTCTGCGATTTTGTGAACTTCTTTGTGCTTCTGTTCGGCTTCACTGCATTTGGA ACTCAGCAAACGGAAAGTGACGAAGGTGTGCAGACATATCTCGCGGAGAACAAAGTGCCCATACCATTCCTGATTATGTTACTGGTTCAGTTCCTGCTCATCGTCATTGATCGAGCCTTGTACCTGCGCAAAGCCCTGGTGAACAAGATCATCTTCCACTTCTTTTCGGTTATCGGAATACACATCTGGATGTTCTTCGTTGTGCCTGCAGTTACGGAACGCACTTTCAACTCCCTCGCACCTCCAATAATATTCTACGTGATAAAGTGCTTTTACATGCTGCTCAGCTCTTATCAAATCAAATCCGGTTACCCCAAGCGCATTCTGGGCAATTTCTTCACCAAGGGATTCTCGATGGTCAATATGATTGCCTTTAAGGTGTACATGCAGATTCCATTCCTGTACGAGCTGCGAACAATATTAGACTGGGTGTGCATTGACAGCACAATGACCATTTTTGACTGGCTGAAGATGGAGGACATTTTCTCGAATATATACCTAATCCGGTGCACCCGGCAGTCAGAGACAGATTTTCCAGCTATGAGAGCTCAGAAGAAAGCCTCACTTTCCAAGCTCATAATGGGTGGCACCGTCGTCCTCCTGATAGTGATTTGCATTTGGGGGCCACTGTGTTTGTTTGCCCTTGGCAACGCGGTGGGCACCTCGAATGTGCCCTTTCATGTGTCGCTATCAATACGAATCGGACCCTATGATCCCATCTACACAACGAACAACTACGACAGTATCTTTGAGATCAATCCTGAGATGTATTCTCAGATGACTAATGCATACATTAAGGAGAAACAGGCTTTGACGTTTATCGCTGGTTATGATGCAACGGATGTGGCTGCGGTTAGACTAGCTGGCAATTCGCCTTCCCTGTGGAACATAGCACCGCCAGATAGGCAGCGATTACTAAATGATTTAAGAAACA ATCACACACTGAAGGCGCGGTTCTCTTATTCTCTCACCCGGAAGGCTCCTGCCAAGGGGCTAAAGGAAAATGTGGGGGACGAGCATGCCATATCCCTGGATGAGTCCTTTGAGGGACGAGCAGCACTCATTCATATGCTAAGTGAAACCCATGACGTTGAGCCAATTCACAGCAATGGCACAACAAATGGTACCACACCCGAAGTCGAAGAAGTGGTGGTGATACCCGGTATGATACCCAAGTTTATCAAGGTTCTCAATTCGGGCGACGCTGCGGTGGTAAGTGTGTTGAGCCAAAAACACTACGACTACCGACCGCTGGTTATCAAAATGCATCGCGACAACGAGACCAATGGATTGTGGTGGGAGATTCGGGACTTCTGCAACGATACCTTCTACAACGAAACTCTGTCGAAGTTTGCATACAGCAACTGTACTTCAGGGATTGTGATGTACACGTTCAACGATAAAAAGTTCCCATCCACGTTCAGTTTCCTCACAGCGGGAGG CATCATTGGCCTGTATACCACCTTTGTGTTATTGGCCTCGCGCTTTATGAAGTCCTTTATTGGTGGGCAAAACAGAAAGATAATGTTTGAGGATCTGCCATACGTTGATAGAGTGCTGCAGCTCTGTCTGGACATTTATCTG GTACGGGAGGCATTGGAATTCGCGCTGGAAGAAGACCTGTTTGCCAAATTACTCTTCCTATACCGATCGCCCGAAACGCTAATCAAGTGGACCCGTCCCAAGGAGGAGTACGTGGACGATGACGGTGACACCGACTCGATTCCCAGTCGAATGAGCGTGCGCCGGCCCGAGCAGCTGCAGCCACAGCAACCGCAATAA